In one window of Camelina sativa cultivar DH55 chromosome 15, Cs, whole genome shotgun sequence DNA:
- the LOC104747057 gene encoding chalcone synthase 1-like, which translates to MGTRYPSDTTSTMARKGGELRQEITVINVSQLSMEGQNRAIQEWGMPESTLTHLVICITPSQNIHGPDHHLTTLLSTRPSFVHYQYQQGWYDEATAIRLYRDFLRRNDPAFLVLSEVTTPMFIEVQRNEVPNPLRRRSARELWRQNS; encoded by the exons ATGGGTACTCGGTACCCGTCCGACACTACGAGTACCATGGCGCGAAAAGGcggag AGTTACGACAGGAGATAACGGTAATCAACGTCTCTCAGCTGAGTATGGAGGGACAAAACAGGGCTATACAAGAGTGGGGTATGCCGGAGTCCACACTCACACACCTCGTCATCTGCATCACACCTAGCCAAAATATACATGGCCCTGACCACCATCTCACCACGTTACTCAGTACTCGTCCCTCTTTCGTCCATTACCAGTACCAACAAGGCTGGTATGACGAGGCTACTGCCATCCGTCTCTATAGGGACTTCCTCAGAAGAAACGACCCTGCCTTCCTTGTCTTGTCCGAGGTTACCACGCCTATGTTCATTGAGGTGCAGAGGAATGAGGTTCCTAATCCTCTCCGTCGAAGAAGTGCGAGGGAGTTGTGGAGACAAAACTCATAG
- the LOC104748560 gene encoding putative pentatricopeptide repeat-containing protein At3g25060, mitochondrial has translation MLKIVNQTRVRELSSVWFGLTDNIFCMLHRTLLCPRRLKLLLSASNYKRNIAQVHAFVITSGNLVNGSSISRDLVASCGRIGEIFYARKVFEELPQRSVSVYNSMVVAYSRGNKPDEVLRLYDQMIDERVQPDSSTFTMTIKACLTCMALEKGEEVWCKAVEFGYKNDVFVCSSVLNLYVKCGKMDEAEVLFRKMTKRDVICWTTMVTGFAQGGKSLKAVEFYREMQNEGFGRDKVVMLGLLQASGDLGDMKIGSSVHGYMIRTGLPMNVVVETSLVDMYAKVGFIELASRVFSRMVFKTTVSWGSLISGFAQNGLASNAFEAVVEMQSLGFHPDLMTLVGVLVGCSQVGSLKSGRSVHCYILKRHVLDRVTATALMDMYSKCGAVSKSREIFEQVGRKDLVCWNTMISCYGIHGNGQEVVSMFLKMRESKIEPDHATFTSLLSALSHSGLVEQGQHWFSAMINKYNIQPSEKHYVCLIDLLARAGRVEEALEMINSAKLENALPIWVALLSGCISHRNMSVGDIASNKILQLNPDSTGIQTLVSNFFATANKWKEVAKVRKLMRNRAMEKVPGYSAIEVNGQLQTFLMEDLSHHEHYHILQVLRNLNSEMKNVYTYTHF, from the exons ATGCTCAAAATAGTA AATCAAACACGAGTGAGAGAGTTAAGTTCGGTCTGGTTTGGTTTGACAGACAACATTTTCTGTATGTTACATCGGACTCTCTTGTGTCCGAGACGTCTCAAACTTTTGCTATCTGCTAGTAATTACAAGCGGAACATTGCTCAGGTCCACGCTTTCGTAATCACTTCCGGTAATTTAGTTAATGGAAGCTCCATTAGTCGCGATCTCGTTGCTTCATGTGGACGAATCGGGGAGATCTTTTATGCACGTAAGGTGTTCGAGGAATTGCCTCAGAGGAGTGTTTCTGTTTATAATTCCATGGTTGTGGCGTATTCTCGTGGAAACAAACCAGATGAGGTTTTACGGCTTTATGATCAGATGATAGATGAAAGGGTTCAACCAGATAGCTCAACGTTTACTATGACGATCAAGGCGTGCTTGACTTGTATGGCTTTAGAGAAAGGAGAGGAAGTGTGGTGTAAAGCAGTTGAATTTGGGTATAAAAATGATGTCTTTGTTTGTTCGTCTGTTTTGAATCTGTATGTGAAGTGTGGGAAAATGGATGAAGCAGAGGTTTTGTTTAGAAAGATGACGAAAAGAGATGTTATTTGCTGGACAACAATGGTGACAGGGTTTGCACAGGGTGGTAAGTCATTGAAGGCAGTTGAGTTCTACAGAGAGATGCAAAATGAAGGATTTGGTAGGGATAAGGTTGTGATGTTGGGTCTGTTACAAGCTTCTGGTGATCTCGGGGATATGAAAATAGGCAGTTCGGTTCATGGTTATATGATTAGAACAGGTCTTCCTATGAATGTTGTAGTTGAAACTAGTCTGGTTGATATGTATGCTAAGGTTGGGTTTATAGAGCTTGCTTCCAGGGTGTTTAGTAGGATGGTGTTTAAGACCACAGTTTCGTGGGGGTCGTTGATCTCTGGATTTGCTCAAAATGGATTAGCCAGTAATGCTTTTGAAGCAGTAGTGGAGATGCAGAGCCTTGGGTTTCACCCAGATCTAATGACTCTTGTTGGAGTACTTGTGGGGTGTTCGCAAGTCGGGTCATTAAAGTCTGGTAGATCGGTACATTGTTACATTTTGAAAAGGCACGTTCTTGATCGAGTAACAGCAACTGCATTGATGGACATGTACTCAAAATGTGGTGCTGTTTCAAAATCAAGAGAAATCTTTGAACAGGTTGGAAGGAAAGACTTGGTTTGTTGGAACACAATGATATCTTGTTATGGAATCCATGGTAACGGTCAAGAAGTTGTATCAATGTTCCTCAAAATGAGGGAATCAAAGATAGAACCCGACCACGCCACGTTTACATCCCTTCTCTCTGCTCTTAGCCACTCAGGTCTTGTAGAACAAGGCCAACATTGGTTCAGCGCCatgataaacaaatataatatccAACCGAGCGAAAAACACTACGTGTGTTTGATCGATCTTCTCGCACGTGCAGGGAGAGTCGAAGAGGCTCTTGAGATGATAAACTCGGCCAAACTTGAAAATGCTTTGCCTATTTGGGTTGCTCTTCTTTCAGGATGCATCAGTCACAGGAATATGTCAGTTGGCGACATCGCTTCTAATAAGATTCTTCAGTTGAATCCGGATAGCACCGGGATCCAAACACTAGTTTCTAACTTCTTTGCAACTGCCAATAAGTGGAAGGAAGTGGCCAAAGTGAGGAAGTTGATGAGAAATCGGGCCATGGAGAAGGTACCAGGCTACAGCGCCATCGAAGTAAATGGGCAGCTTCAAACTTTTCTAATGGAAGATCTGAGCCACCATGAACATTATCACATTTTGCAAGTGTTGAGAAACTTGAATTCTGAGATGAAGAATGTATATACATACACCCATTTCTAA
- the LOC104747055 gene encoding beta-glucosidase 9-like, which translates to MKQSFFVITIILGLAFSVRCSYDYSKNDFPEGFVFGSAVSAFQWEGAVDEDGRKPSIWDTYLESSNGHELIKDIDCDGYHKYKEDVRLMYDMGLDAFRLSISWPRLIPSGRGHVNPKGLRFYKNLLDELKKYGIEPHVTLHHNDLPQALEDEYGGWIDRKIIDDFTAFADVCFREFGNAVKHWSTINEPNMLASGGYDLGVMPPKHCSPPFGVVNCSRGNSSTEPYIALHNMLLAHASTARLYKQKYKYKQNGSVGITCFAYWMVPFTSSQEDKIATQRAKDFYLGWVLHPLVFGDYPDVMKKIVGKRLPSFWEDESDLVKDSFDFLGVIHYTTFYIKHLSNSVQGDYNLDVDAALLPIGNSTMVSFDVLPWGLEGVLEYIKQNYGNPPVYILENGQPTNHNSELNDMGRVEYLHAYIGSVLKSVRNGSDTRGYFQWSFMDLFEFLNYNYTYGLYYVNFTDPERKRSPKTSALWYSAFLKGTIRVHKNLSVSSSPGIFSQ; encoded by the exons atgaaacagagtttttttgtGATTACCATTATACTGGGTTTGGCTTTTTCCGTGAGATGTAGCTATGATTACAGCAAGAACGATTTCCCCGAAGGTTTCGTTTTCGGATCAGCTGTCTCTGCTTTTCAG TGGGAAGGAGCTGTTGATGAAGATGGGAGGAAACCTAGCATTTGGGACACATACCTTGAGTCTAGTAATGGGCATGAACTTATTAAAGATATAGACTGTGATGGGTATCATAAGTATAAG GAGGACGTAAGGCTGATGTACGACATGGGTTTAGATGCATTTCGACTCTCCATTTCATGGCCGCGGCTTATACCAA GTGGAAGAGGCCATGTGAATCCAAAGGGATTACGGTTCTACAAAAACCTCTTAGATGAGCTCAAAAAATATG GAATTGAACCGCATGTTACGTTGCATCACAATGATCTCCCTCAGGCTCTTGAAGATGAATACGGAGGATGGATTGACCGCAAAATCAT CGATGACTTCACGGCTTTTGCAGACGTTTGCTTCAGAGAGTTTGGGAATGCAGTGAAACACTGGTCGACGATAAATGAACCCAATATGCTAGCATCGGGAGGTTACGACTTGGGAGTTATGCCTCCTAAGCATTGTTCTCCTCCCTTCGGGGTAGTCAACTGCTCCAGAGGAAACTCTTCAACTGAGCCTTATATTGCACTCCATAACATGTTGCTTGCCCATGCATCTACCGCTAGATTGTATAAGCAAAAGTATAAG TATAAGCAGAATGGATCTGTAGGTATAACATGTTTTGCATACTGGATGGTTCCTTTTACTAGCTCTCAAGAGGACAAGATCGCAACTCAAAGAGCCAAAGATTTCTATTTAGGCTG GGTTCTGCACCCACTGGTGTTTGGAGACTATCCTGATGTGATGAAGAAGATCGTGGGGAAGAGACTGCCAAGTTTTTGGGAAGACGAATCAGATCTCGTTAAAGACTCATTTGACTTCTTGGGAGTCATACACTACACAACATTTTACATCAAACACTTATCCAATTCCGTCCAAGGAGATTATAATTTAGACGTGGATGCTGCACTACTCC CCATTGGGAATTCTACAATGGTCTCG TTTGATGTGCTTCCTTGGGGTCTTGAAGGAGTGTTGGAATACATAAAGCAAAACTATGGCAATCCTCCCGTCTACATTCTTGAAAATG GTCAACCTACCAACCACAACTCAGAGCTTAACGACATGGGAAGAGTTGAATACCTTCACGCTTATATCGGTTCCGTGCTTAAATCAGTGAG GAATGGCTCAGATACAAGAGGCTACTTCCAATGGTCATTCATGGACTTGTTCGAGTTTCTCAATTATAATTACACATATGGATTATACTATGTGAATTTTACCGACCCGGAACGTAAAAGATCTCCCAAAACCTCTGCTCTTTGGTACTCTGCTTTTCTTAAAGGGACGATCAGAGTGCACAAGAACCTCTCGGTATCTTCTTCTCCTGGTATTTTTTCCCAGTAG
- the LOC104748558 gene encoding uncharacterized protein LOC104748558, protein MSDRWARQNAEQAAVLAERRNVNKNVSLQTGEEFSMEFLKDHHHTPVQSPIVSGKTHNDGNRFGGDLYYHQNHLPGYDSAAARFHELRRIESECPSSDAYDFGRDPRSSSIRVENGYVPHFSAYHNVGGENEVITRKAFGEINSNRGDVTGRSAPCAFLPERVQSNNYTGGGGGVGDFDRFGKVKFLCSFGGRIMPRSTDEKLKYVGGETHIISIRKNLSWEELKKKTSAICQQPHSIKYQLPGDELDSLISVSSDEDLQNMIEEYNGLERLEGSQRPRLFLIPIGEPERKVQQTTPDSQYAAAINSNAVVGQTLVGDTRYHVNNLDRIPSFRKQAPGQMLRLDTATMHPNPLFNGVQYNMPTYPSPPVSPSPFQQRDSNGVYSQFPGNNSSSESNNSFSPAQPDTPSFEAIDSKYHQQRPLPSVNCQPNKHEAENLYGMQFQNGFNEKLVTPSSSHVDTLCFNPERSANNGRVYSDKASMPEESKVSFSGSTNSNDSCLGIPHSYSDSTLEINGGHSSYFSQERQSPSSTLNFTKKQTEEKSVQVHRNNDLADRRTQSDILDMKSTEGGETMFKFSPRPGGPGLSGENKTLHIDISAAGNHYEKVEKRSINV, encoded by the coding sequence ATGTCAGATAGATGGGCTAGGCAAAACGCGGAACAAGCAGCTGTCTTGGCTGAGAGAAGAAATGTGAATAAAAACGTTTCACTTCAGACTGGGGAAGAGTTTTCCATGGAGTTTCTCAAGGATCATCATCATACTCCTGTCCAATCTCCTATCGTTTCAGGGAAAACTCATAACGATGGGAATAGATTTGGTGGGGACCTTTACTATCATCAGAATCACCTACCGGGATATGACAGTGCTGCTGCTCGGTTTCATGAACTGAGGAGGATTGAATCTGAATGTCCTTCTTCTGATGCTTATGATTTTGGACGAGACCCGAGGTCTTCTTCTATACGGGTTGAGAATGGTTATGTGCCTCATTTTAGTGCTTACCACAATGTAGGTGGTGAAAACGAAGTTATAACTAGGAAAGCTTTTGGTGAAATAAATTCCAACCGAGGAGATGTCACGGGGAGGTCTGCGCCTTGTGCATTCTTACCAGAGCGTGTTCAGTCCAACAACTATactggtggaggaggaggagtaggaGATTTCGATAGATTCGGAAAAGTTAAGTTTCTTTGCAGCTTTGGTGGGAGGATTATGCCAAGATCCACTGATGAGAAACTTAAATACGTAGGAGGAGAGACTCATATCATTTCTATCCGCAAGAACCTTTCTTGGGAAGAACTCAAGAAGAAGACTTCAGCTATATGCCAACAACCTCATTCAATCAAGTATCAGCTTCCAGGGGATGAGCTTGACTCCCTAATATCAGTATCATCAGACGAGGATCTTCAGAATATGATTGAAGAGTACAATGGACTAGAAAGGCTCGAGGGTTCACAAAGGCCACGTCTGTTCCTGATTCCTATAGGGGAGCCTGAAAGAAAGGTTCAGCAGACCACTCCTGATAGCCAATATGCTGCAGCTATAAATTCTAATGCTGTTGTTGGTCAGACTTTAGTGGGTGATACACGTTATCATGTAAACAATTTGGATCGCATTCCAAGTTTCCGTAAACAAGCACCGGGACAGATGCTCAGACTGGATACTGCTACTATGCACCCTAATCCTCTTTTCAATGGAGTTCAATATAACATGCCTACCTATCCATCACCTCCTGTTTCTCCTTCACCATTCCAGCAAAGGGATTCAAATGGTGTATACTCACAATTCCCTGGAAACAACTCCAGCTCCGAGAGCAATAATTCCTTCAGCCCAGCTCAACCAGACACACCTAGCTTTGAGGCGATTGATTCCAAATATCATCAACAGCGACCACTGCCTTCAGTAAACTGTCAGCCTAACAAGCATGAGGCAGAGAACCTATATGGAATGCAATTCCAGAATGGCTTCAATGAAAAGCTTGTGACTCCCAGTTCTAGCCATGTTGATACACTTTGCTTTAACCCTGAGAGGTCTGCGAATAATGGAAGGGTCTACAGCGATAAAGCGAGCATGCCAGAGGAATCTAAGGTCTCCTTCTCTGGGTCTACAAACTCAAATGATTCTTGCTTGGGGATCCCACACTCGTACTCAGACTCTACACTGGAGATTAATGGTGGACATTCTAGTTACTTTTCACAAGAGAGACAAAGCCCATCTTCAACTTTGAACtttacaaagaaacaaacagaagaaaagTCAGTGCAGGTGCATAGGAATAATGATCTAGCTGACCGTCGTACACAAAGTGATATACTGGATATGAAGTCCACTGAAGGAGGAGAGACTATGTTTAAATTTTCCCCAAGGCCAGGAGGACCAGGACTATCCGGTGAAAACAAGACATTGCACATAGACATTTCTGCTGCAGGCAATCATTACGAAAAGGTTGAAAAAAGAAGTATtaatgtttaa
- the LOC104747054 gene encoding xyloglucan endotransglucosylase/hydrolase protein 3-like gives MDYMRTCGVLALALWIITGVDSRVFKGRGIDKYVTFGQNYFVTWGQSHVSTLHSGQEVDLYMDQSSGGGFESKNSYGSGLFQIRIKVPGGNTGGIVTAFYLTSKGGGHDEIDFEFLGNNYGKPVTLQTNLFLNGEGNREERFVLWFNPTKHYHTYGILWNPYQIVFYVDNIPIRVYKNENGVSYPTKPMQVEASLWNGDDWATDGGRTKVNWSYSPFIAHFQDFSLSGCNIDGRSNNVSACASSNYWWNAGNYQRLNGHEQSMYEHFRNKYMNYDYCTDRSKYQTPPRECY, from the exons ATGGACTATATGAGAACTTGTGGTGTTTTGGCACTAGCGTTATGGATCATCACAGGGGTAGATTCTAGGGTTTTCAAAGGACGAGGAATCGACAAATATGTTACTTTCGGTCAGAATTATTTTGTTACGTGGGGGCAAAGTCATGTTTCCACACTCCACTCTGGCCAAGAAGTTGATCTCTACATGGATCAATCTTCAG GTGGTGGGTTTGAATCCAAGAACAGCTACGGATCAGGTCTATTCCAAATAAGAATCAAAGTTCCCGGAGGAAATACTGGCGGCATCGTCACGGCCTTTTAT TTGACTTCGAAAGGAGGTGGTCACGACGAGATTGACTTCGAATTTCTAGGGAACAACTACGGGAAACCGGTAACGTTACAGACAAATCTGTTTCTGAATggagaaggaaacagagaagagaggTTTGTGCTTTGGTTCAACCCAACCAAACATTACCACACATACGGGATTCTTTGGAACCCTTACCAAATTGT GTTTTACGTGGACAACATCCCAATAAGAGTGTACAAAAACGAAAACGGCGTAAGCTATCCAACAAAGCCTATGCAAGTCGAGGCTAGTCTCTGGAACGGTGATGATTGGGCGACTGATGGAGGTCGGACTAAGGTTAACTGGTCTTACTCTCCTTTCATTGCCCATTTCCAAGACTTCTCTCTATCCGGCTGCAACATAGATGGTCGGAGTAATAATGTCAGCGCTTGTGCATCCTCCAACTACTGGTGGAATGCAGGCAATTATCAAAGATTAAACGGACACGAACAGAGTATGTATGAGCATTTCAGGAACAAGTACATGAACTATGACTATTGTACTGATCGCTCTAAGTACCAAACTCCTCCTAGAGAATGTTATTGA
- the LOC104747053 gene encoding ER lumen protein-retaining receptor B isoform X2 encodes MNIFRLAGDMTHLASVLVLLLKIHTIKSCAGVSLKTQELYAIVFATRYLDIFTSFVSLYNTSMKLVFLGSSFSIVWYIKYHKAVHRTYDREQDTFRHWFLVLPCLLLALLIHEKFTFLEVLWTFSLYLEAVAILPQLVLLQRTRNIDNLTGQYIFLLGGYRGLYILNWIYRYFTEPHFVHWITWIAGLVQTLLYADFFYYYFLSWKNNKKLQLPA; translated from the exons ATGAACATTTTCAGATTAGCTGGTGATATGACTCACCTGGCCAGTGTTCTGGTCTTGCTTCTCAAGATCCACACCATCAAATCCTGCGCTG GTGTCTCATTGAAGACCCAAGAACTCTATGCCATTGTCTTTGCTACACGGTATTTGGATATTTTCACGAGTTTCGTGTCTCTCTACAACACTTCTATGAAGTTGGTGTTTTTGGGAAGTTCCTTTTCGATTGTTTGGTACATCAAGTATCATAAGGCCGTCCACAGGACTTACGACAGGGAGCAAGATACGTTTCGCCATTGGTTCCTTGTGCTCCCCTGCCTACTCTTAGCTCTTCTTATTCATGAAAAGTTTACCTTTCTTGAG GTGCTTTGGACGTTTTCATTGTACTTGGAAGCTGTTGCCATATTACCTCAGCTTGTCTTGCTGCAAAGGACTAGAAACATTGACAACTTGACCGGGCAATATATTTTTCTCCTTGG GGGGTACCGTGGATTATACATCCTCAACTGGATCTACCGTTACTTCACTGAGCCACACTTTGTTCATTGGATAA CATGGATCGCCGGGCTTGTTCAGACACTGCTATATGCCGACTTCTTCTATTATTATTTCCTAAG CtggaagaacaacaaaaagctCCAGTTACCAGCTTAA